One segment of Sphingobacteriales bacterium DNA contains the following:
- the dnaN gene encoding DNA polymerase III subunit beta → MKFNVSTAAISAELSTLSGAISNNSILPILEDFLFSLHHHELRIAASDLETSMSTSLQVEGIKDGRVAIPAKILLDTLKALPDQPLEFDIDDDTYAVTIQSQTGKYKLAGENGNDFPLIPENKEGQAIEMPATILLNAINKTIFAVSSDELRPAMTGVLVSIDQEGTNFVATDAHKLVKYSHKAVNSSQFSNFIVPRKAMNLLKGALAKAEGIVNISYNSTNAFFAIGNTLLVCRLIDARFPDYNAVIPRDNGNMLTLPRGEFQNALRRLSIYSSKTTYQVILDIQPDEVILSAQDADFANEANERMQAQYEGNPMRIAFNARFLLEMLNVLGTDDVLIKLSTPSRAGLIEPVEQQENEEVTMLVMPIMMNY, encoded by the coding sequence ATGAAGTTCAACGTTTCTACTGCGGCAATATCTGCTGAACTGAGCACACTCAGCGGTGCTATCAGCAACAATAGTATCTTACCCATTCTGGAAGATTTTTTATTCAGCTTGCACCATCACGAATTGCGCATTGCAGCCAGCGACCTTGAAACCTCCATGAGTACCTCCCTTCAGGTGGAGGGTATCAAAGATGGTAGAGTGGCTATTCCGGCAAAAATATTATTGGATACGCTCAAGGCATTGCCCGACCAACCGCTTGAATTTGATATTGATGATGATACTTATGCCGTTACTATTCAATCGCAAACCGGAAAATATAAGCTGGCAGGCGAAAACGGCAACGATTTTCCCCTGATTCCCGAAAACAAAGAGGGACAAGCCATTGAAATGCCGGCGACTATTTTGCTCAATGCCATCAACAAAACCATTTTTGCGGTGAGCAGCGATGAGTTGCGTCCGGCAATGACGGGTGTGCTGGTATCCATTGACCAAGAAGGCACTAATTTTGTTGCCACCGATGCCCACAAATTGGTAAAATATTCCCACAAAGCCGTCAATAGCTCGCAGTTTTCCAATTTTATTGTGCCGCGCAAAGCAATGAATTTGCTCAAAGGAGCTTTGGCGAAAGCAGAGGGTATTGTGAATATTTCTTACAACAGCACCAATGCTTTTTTTGCCATTGGCAATACTTTGCTGGTGTGCCGTTTGATAGATGCGCGTTTTCCTGACTACAACGCCGTTATCCCGCGCGACAACGGCAATATGCTCACTTTGCCGCGCGGTGAGTTTCAGAATGCCCTGCGCCGTCTTTCTATTTATTCCAGTAAAACCACTTATCAGGTTATTTTGGATATTCAGCCTGATGAAGTTATATTGAGTGCGCAAGATGCCGACTTCGCCAACGAAGCCAATGAGCGTATGCAGGCACAATACGAAGGAAATCCGATGCGTATAGCTTTCAATGCACGCTTTTTGCTGGAAATGCTCAATGTGTTGGGCACTGATGATGTATTAATCAAACTTTCTACTCCGAGCCGCGCCGGACTCATAGAACCCGTAGAGCAGCAGGAAAATGAAGAAGTGACTATGTTAGTAATGCCAATCATGATGAATTATTAG
- a CDS encoding nucleoside deaminase, translating to MEILNDTHFMRYALQEARLAYAADEVPVGAVLVCRNQIIAKAHNQTEQLKDPTAHAELLGITAACHHLGSRYLSQCVLYVTLEPCVMCAAALNWAQLGKLVYGAADEKRGFKCIHQPLLHPKTAVIGGVLQEDCAALLLDFFKQKRN from the coding sequence ATGGAAATATTGAACGATACCCATTTTATGCGCTATGCCTTGCAGGAAGCGCGTTTGGCTTATGCAGCCGACGAAGTGCCGGTGGGCGCGGTGTTGGTGTGCCGCAACCAGATTATTGCCAAAGCACACAACCAAACCGAACAACTCAAAGATCCCACCGCCCACGCCGAACTGCTCGGCATTACGGCGGCTTGTCATCATTTAGGCAGCCGCTACCTGTCGCAATGCGTGTTGTATGTGACCTTAGAGCCTTGTGTGATGTGCGCTGCCGCACTAAATTGGGCACAATTGGGAAAATTGGTGTATGGAGCTGCCGACGAAAAAAGAGGCTTCAAGTGTATTCATCAGCCTTTGCTACACCCCAAAACGGCGGTTATCGGCGGCGTGCTGCAAGAAGATTGTGCGGCTTTGTTGCTGGATTTTTTCAAACAAAAACGGAACTAA
- a CDS encoding DNA adenine methylase, translating into MIKSPLRYPGGKSRSVDLIATIIPEFDEFREPFLGGGSIFIYAKQRFPNKTFWINDLYYELYKFWEMTQKDVDALIDKIYEWRNQFPIGKELHKFLNENLATFNDLERGAAFFIYNRITFSGTSLSGGFSEHAFTGRFTESSIQRLNQFAKVINGSKITNLDYEELVKREGENVFIFLDPPYYSATKSALYGKNGNMHKSFDHVKFAENMKNCKHKWLITYDDSEYIRDLFSFANIIPWELMYGMRNVKAGADQKGKELFISNYLEALPEKQQLTLFEPTEKYG; encoded by the coding sequence ATGATAAAAAGTCCATTAAGATACCCTGGTGGGAAAAGCAGGTCAGTAGATTTAATAGCTACTATTATTCCTGAATTTGATGAATTTAGAGAACCCTTTTTAGGTGGTGGCTCTATTTTCATTTATGCAAAACAAAGATTTCCTAATAAAACATTTTGGATTAACGACCTTTATTATGAACTCTACAAATTTTGGGAAATGACCCAAAAAGATGTAGATGCACTTATTGACAAAATTTACGAATGGCGGAATCAATTCCCTATTGGAAAAGAATTGCATAAATTTCTGAATGAAAATTTGGCAACATTCAACGATTTAGAAAGAGGTGCTGCCTTTTTTATTTACAATCGGATTACCTTTTCAGGAACAAGTTTAAGTGGCGGATTTAGTGAACACGCTTTTACAGGAAGATTTACAGAAAGTAGTATTCAACGACTCAATCAATTTGCGAAAGTAATCAATGGTTCAAAAATTACTAATTTAGACTACGAAGAATTAGTAAAACGAGAAGGCGAAAATGTTTTTATTTTTCTTGACCCACCTTATTATTCAGCGACAAAATCTGCATTATATGGTAAAAATGGGAATATGCACAAATCATTTGACCACGTAAAGTTTGCCGAAAATATGAAAAATTGTAAACATAAATGGCTAATAACTTATGACGACAGCGAATACATTAGAGATTTGTTTTCTTTTGCCAACATTATACCTTGGGAGTTGATGTATGGTATGAGAAATGTAAAAGCAGGTGCAGACCAAAAAGGAAAAGAACTATTTATATCAAATTATTTAGAAGCGTTGCCCGAAAAACAACAATTGACATTATTTGAACCAACAGAAAAATATGGATAG
- a CDS encoding superoxide dismutase, giving the protein MMSFKLPELPYAYTALEPHIDARTMEIHHSKHHAAYTNNLNAAIAGTELEQKSIEDLLQIAIDPANTAIRNNGGGYYNHNLFWEIMSPTGGGKPTGEVAAAIERDLGGFDAFKEAFSKAAATRFGSGWAWLCVHKGGKVEICSTANQDNPPMPGIGCGGFPVLGLDVWEHAYYLNYQNRRPDYINAFFNVINWEAVEKRYQQGK; this is encoded by the coding sequence ATTATGTCATTCAAACTTCCCGAACTCCCCTACGCTTACACCGCCTTAGAACCGCACATTGATGCCCGCACGATGGAAATTCATCACAGCAAACACCATGCAGCCTATACCAACAACCTCAATGCTGCCATTGCGGGTACAGAATTGGAGCAAAAAAGTATAGAAGACCTGCTTCAAATAGCCATAGACCCCGCTAATACCGCCATTCGCAACAATGGCGGCGGTTATTACAATCACAATTTGTTTTGGGAAATTATGTCGCCCACCGGCGGCGGCAAACCCACCGGCGAAGTGGCAGCAGCCATAGAGCGCGATTTGGGTGGTTTTGATGCGTTTAAAGAGGCATTTAGCAAAGCCGCCGCTACCCGTTTTGGCAGTGGCTGGGCGTGGTTGTGCGTACACAAAGGCGGCAAAGTAGAAATTTGCTCCACCGCCAACCAAGACAACCCCCCGATGCCGGGTATCGGCTGCGGTGGTTTTCCGGTTTTGGGCTTAGATGTGTGGGAACACGCCTATTACCTCAACTACCAAAATCGCCGCCCCGATTACATCAACGCTTTTTTCAATGTAATCAATTGGGAAGCCGTAGAAAAACGCTATCAACAAGGCAAATAA
- a CDS encoding DUF2959 family protein, producing the protein MKFSKILMLSLAFLMTIVSCRYKGPEDLPKFKKKFKAQIEGFEKQKNDTNEIVDKSVQRLGTIQQALESAKNVDSEFKQVYNEWDRVNKEVEGLYKEYSDLKSDAENLFSAMKKQTEGLRDAKTRGELNSAINKTELEYQQTLQKTEKAITQLRGLHDEALDIVKALEVAIALGQIAQINSGLQNIEGRVATIMADLNKTIVDSKDLYNKRIDKF; encoded by the coding sequence ATGAAATTTTCAAAAATATTGATGTTGTCTTTGGCATTTTTGATGACCATCGTTTCCTGCCGCTACAAGGGTCCCGAAGATTTGCCGAAATTCAAAAAAAAATTTAAAGCACAAATAGAAGGTTTTGAAAAACAAAAAAACGACACCAACGAAATTGTGGACAAGAGCGTGCAACGGCTCGGCACTATTCAGCAGGCATTGGAGAGTGCGAAAAATGTAGATAGCGAATTTAAGCAAGTATATAACGAGTGGGACAGAGTGAATAAAGAAGTGGAAGGTTTGTATAAAGAATATTCCGATTTAAAATCTGATGCCGAAAATTTGTTTTCGGCGATGAAAAAACAAACCGAAGGGCTGCGCGATGCCAAAACCCGCGGCGAACTCAACAGTGCCATCAACAAAACCGAATTGGAGTACCAGCAAACCCTCCAAAAAACCGAAAAAGCCATTACACAGTTGCGCGGCTTACACGACGAAGCCTTGGATATTGTAAAAGCCTTAGAAGTGGCTATTGCTTTGGGGCAAATAGCACAAATTAATTCGGGGTTGCAAAATATAGAAGGGCGCGTAGCCACGATTATGGCAGATTTGAACAAAACCATCGTGGATAGCAAAGACCTCTACAACAAACGTATTGATAAGTTTTAA
- a CDS encoding T9SS type A sorting domain-containing protein, with product MKFTFLCYLLLLTPPAILAQCEAGTAVAELNINNVRTPLLCGGDLWKYREMFSNNTEDTLGSYQVPKSAPQTHNAIYAGSLWISALDEYNNQHIAAELYRKSSIDGSSINDYFPGTLATNGVYLCEEFDRHWTVYGNDISDFITQFNNNLITDISQVPASIAQWPGRNNPYFSDFQLPSDKDLAPFYDTNHDQIYNPLDGDYPVVYSDTEGSYTDQMVWHIVNDGNGEHTQTKGLPLGIEVGITAFAFATDDAINNDTFYHYEVRNFSGNTYNDVSVGHYIDVDLGFYLDDFIGFYPKHQIAFSYNGDPYDEGHYKSDLPYIGFQYIPAPFSQDTSFNITRFITYEKSFSSTTINLPSEPEHYYNYLNGKKMDGSFFTDPQGNATKILYYGNPCSLTEWNEFTSNNTPHDVRMVFSSGEHYLPNGEKLDFTLAVIWDSEITYSPCQDDIFSTLEQRHNEIDAFFDEFPLDNEKITSTDAQIPAFAATNLVCSPNPFSEQIILHLNSNKTLQARLFNMLGQNVLNTTLHNNTATFHTQHLPEGLYEISIYDGKQKIITDKLLKIK from the coding sequence ATGAAATTTACTTTTCTTTGTTACCTGCTCCTGCTTACACCACCTGCTATCTTGGCTCAGTGCGAAGCGGGTACTGCTGTCGCCGAACTCAACATCAATAATGTGCGCACCCCACTTCTTTGCGGCGGCGACTTGTGGAAATACAGAGAAATGTTCAGCAACAACACCGAAGACACTTTGGGTTCGTACCAAGTGCCAAAATCAGCACCCCAAACACATAACGCTATTTATGCCGGTTCACTTTGGATAAGCGCATTAGATGAATACAACAACCAACATATCGCCGCCGAATTGTATCGAAAAAGTAGCATTGATGGCAGTAGTATAAATGATTATTTTCCGGGAACGCTGGCAACTAATGGCGTATATTTATGCGAAGAATTTGACCGACACTGGACAGTATATGGCAACGACATCAGCGATTTTATCACCCAATTCAACAACAACCTCATCACTGACATCAGCCAAGTACCCGCTTCCATTGCTCAGTGGCCCGGCAGAAACAATCCGTATTTTAGCGATTTTCAACTACCTTCCGACAAAGATTTAGCCCCTTTTTACGACACCAACCACGACCAAATCTATAATCCCTTAGACGGCGACTATCCGGTAGTATATTCTGATACAGAAGGCTCTTATACCGACCAAATGGTGTGGCATATTGTAAATGACGGCAACGGCGAACATACTCAAACCAAGGGTTTACCTCTGGGAATTGAAGTGGGAATAACAGCCTTTGCTTTTGCTACCGATGATGCCATCAACAACGATACTTTTTATCATTACGAAGTGCGCAATTTTTCCGGCAACACATACAATGATGTGTCGGTAGGGCATTATATTGATGTGGACTTAGGCTTTTATCTCGATGATTTTATAGGATTTTATCCCAAACATCAAATTGCTTTTTCGTACAACGGCGACCCCTACGATGAGGGGCACTATAAAAGTGATCTTCCTTATATAGGGTTTCAATATATTCCTGCACCTTTTTCGCAGGATACTTCTTTTAACATCACACGATTTATTACTTATGAAAAAAGCTTTAGCTCAACCACGATTAACCTCCCTTCAGAACCGGAACATTACTATAATTATCTAAACGGAAAAAAAATGGACGGCAGTTTCTTTACCGACCCTCAAGGCAATGCTACAAAAATTTTATATTACGGAAATCCTTGTTCTTTGACCGAATGGAATGAATTTACCAGCAACAACACACCACACGATGTTCGTATGGTGTTTAGCAGTGGCGAGCATTATCTGCCCAACGGCGAAAAACTCGACTTTACATTAGCCGTAATTTGGGACTCCGAAATTACTTATTCGCCTTGTCAAGATGATATATTCTCTACATTAGAGCAACGCCACAATGAAATAGACGCTTTCTTTGATGAGTTTCCTTTGGATAACGAAAAAATTACAAGTACAGATGCGCAAATTCCTGCATTCGCCGCAACAAATTTAGTATGTAGCCCCAACCCTTTCAGCGAACAAATAATCCTGCATCTGAACAGCAACAAAACACTGCAAGCCAGATTATTTAATATGTTGGGTCAAAATGTACTAAACACAACACTCCATAACAACACTGCCACATTCCATACACAGCACCTTCCGGAAGGACTATATGAAATAAGCATATATGACGGAAAACAGAAAATTATTACAGACAAATTATTAAAAATAAAATAA
- a CDS encoding thioredoxin domain-containing protein — translation MNHAPFTNHLQYESSPYLLQHAHQPVNWFAWNDTALQTALSQQKLIIISSGYAACHWCHVMAHECFEDETVAALMNEYFVSIKIDREERPDLDSTFMNVCQIIQGNGGWPLNVIALPDGRPIYAGTYFPKAQWLELLHFFINMQRENPEKLEQQAQAIVAGVQAAAALPTFSASAATFRQSDLDNSMHAWLQRLDWEEGGRQGAPKFPMPDNYRLLLRYFFISRHEPARNFVLLTLDKMAQGGIYDHLGGGFARYSTDRLWFAPHFEKMLYDNAQLVSLYSEAFRLTKKPTYLHIIQQTLEFVERELYNAAEGVFYTALDADSEGEEGRFYTWTAAEINELLSPEQAAVAVPYYHITAAGNWEQGRNILYEDAQSFALLEQQPEAAVHLEAAKKILSQARRQRISPALDDKSIVAWNALMLQAFCDAYQALGEAHYLQTALRNAEFLWNTSLQTDGSLRRIYKKGETSIIAFLDDYAALIAAFIALYQCNAELRWLHRALQLTEYVIAHFGSPASPLFYYTDVQQSEILTRGCEISDNVIASSNSIMARNLLALGVYFRRDDYTQRAQNMLEACLASQKANEGLSKVQVAFFSNWLILYCDLLTTPSEVAIVGNDSDAVLKVFHRIFAPNMLLATLSDSGELPFFNEKTTAATGDTQIYICKNRNCYLPVSDVAEAVVALTDNEEASENI, via the coding sequence ATGAATCACGCACCTTTCACCAATCATTTGCAATACGAAAGCAGCCCCTATTTGCTACAACACGCCCATCAGCCCGTCAATTGGTTTGCGTGGAACGATACGGCTTTGCAAACTGCCCTTTCTCAGCAAAAACTTATCATTATCAGCAGCGGATATGCGGCGTGTCATTGGTGCCATGTGATGGCGCACGAATGTTTTGAAGATGAAACAGTGGCGGCATTGATGAATGAATATTTTGTATCCATAAAAATAGACCGCGAAGAGCGTCCCGATTTAGACAGCACCTTTATGAATGTATGCCAGATAATACAAGGCAACGGCGGCTGGCCACTGAACGTAATTGCGCTGCCGGACGGCAGACCGATATACGCCGGCACTTATTTTCCGAAAGCGCAATGGTTGGAATTGCTGCATTTTTTCATCAATATGCAGCGAGAAAATCCCGAAAAGTTGGAACAGCAGGCGCAGGCGATTGTTGCGGGGGTACAAGCGGCGGCGGCTCTGCCCACTTTTTCGGCGAGTGCCGCCACTTTTCGGCAAAGCGACTTGGACAACAGTATGCACGCTTGGCTCCAACGCTTGGACTGGGAAGAAGGCGGCAGGCAGGGCGCACCCAAATTCCCGATGCCCGACAACTACCGCCTCTTGCTGCGCTACTTTTTTATCAGCCGCCACGAGCCGGCACGCAATTTTGTGCTGCTCACCTTAGACAAAATGGCACAGGGCGGTATTTACGACCATCTCGGCGGCGGCTTTGCTCGATATTCTACCGACCGCTTGTGGTTTGCGCCTCATTTTGAAAAAATGCTCTACGACAATGCCCAACTCGTAAGCCTATACAGCGAAGCCTTTCGTTTGACAAAGAAACCGACCTATCTGCATATTATTCAGCAAACGCTTGAGTTCGTAGAGCGCGAACTTTACAATGCCGCCGAAGGTGTGTTTTATACCGCCTTAGATGCCGACAGCGAAGGCGAAGAAGGAAGATTTTATACGTGGACGGCAGCCGAAATCAACGAGTTGTTAAGCCCCGAGCAGGCGGCGGTGGCAGTGCCCTACTACCACATCACAGCCGCCGGAAATTGGGAGCAGGGGCGCAATATACTGTACGAAGATGCTCAGAGTTTTGCGCTATTGGAGCAGCAGCCCGAAGCCGCCGTACATTTGGAGGCGGCAAAAAAAATACTCTCACAGGCTCGCCGCCAACGAATAAGCCCCGCTTTGGACGATAAAAGTATCGTGGCGTGGAACGCGCTGATGCTGCAAGCCTTTTGCGATGCGTATCAGGCATTGGGCGAAGCACATTATTTACAAACAGCCCTGCGCAACGCCGAATTTTTATGGAACACCTCCTTGCAAACCGATGGCAGTTTGCGGCGCATTTACAAAAAAGGGGAAACGAGTATTATCGCTTTTTTAGATGATTATGCCGCGCTTATTGCTGCTTTTATTGCCTTATATCAATGCAATGCAGAGTTGCGATGGCTGCACCGTGCGCTGCAACTCACCGAATATGTCATTGCCCATTTCGGCAGCCCTGCATCGCCGCTTTTTTATTATACCGATGTGCAGCAAAGTGAAATTTTGACGCGCGGCTGCGAAATTTCGGATAATGTAATAGCCTCGTCCAACTCTATTATGGCGCGCAACCTGCTGGCTTTGGGCGTTTATTTCAGGCGCGATGATTATACCCAAAGGGCGCAAAATATGTTGGAGGCTTGTTTGGCTTCGCAAAAGGCGAATGAGGGACTTTCCAAGGTTCAAGTTGCTTTTTTCTCCAATTGGCTCATACTTTATTGCGATTTGCTCACCACACCTTCAGAAGTGGCGATAGTGGGTAATGACAGCGATGCTGTTTTAAAGGTTTTTCATCGCATATTTGCACCCAATATGCTTCTTGCCACGCTTTCAGATTCCGGCGAATTGCCTTTTTTTAACGAAAAAACAACTGCTGCCACAGGCGACACACAAATATATATATGTAAAAACCGAAATTGCTATTTACCCGTTTCCGATGTAGCCGAAGCTGTTGTTGCCCTAACCGATAATGAAGAAGCAAGCGAAAATATTTAA
- a CDS encoding Dam family site-specific DNA-(adenine-N6)-methyltransferase, translated as MRVIVPPIKSQGIKTKLVPWIMELAPKVSGKWIEPFLGTGVVAFNCGYKKAILNDTNPHIINFYKGIQDKTITAPLMKQYLEREGELLSKAENNGYEHYLKVRTRFNSGEFSPYDFIFLSRAGFNGMMRFGSKGNWNIPFCKKPDRFAQAYITKITNQVSTVSQIIQPKPEWTFYNKSFADIIPLATENDIIYCDPPYYGRHVDYYNGWTQQDEELLFNLLSETKAKFILSTWHHNDWRENEMINKFWSKFNIVTKDHFYHNGGNIENRRTVVEALVCNFDTDNFKTHNHGLKVQTRPEQLAIHWDE; from the coding sequence ATGAGAGTAATCGTTCCACCAATAAAAAGTCAAGGTATAAAAACCAAGTTGGTTCCTTGGATAATGGAACTTGCCCCAAAAGTTTCGGGCAAGTGGATAGAGCCGTTTCTTGGAACTGGTGTTGTAGCTTTTAATTGTGGTTACAAAAAAGCTATACTCAACGACACTAATCCTCACATCATCAATTTTTACAAGGGTATTCAAGACAAAACAATAACTGCTCCTTTAATGAAACAATATCTCGAAAGAGAAGGCGAGTTATTGAGCAAAGCAGAGAATAATGGCTACGAGCATTACTTAAAAGTTCGGACACGTTTCAATAGTGGAGAGTTTTCACCTTACGATTTTATTTTCCTCTCAAGAGCGGGTTTCAACGGAATGATGCGTTTTGGTAGCAAGGGTAACTGGAATATTCCTTTTTGTAAAAAACCCGACCGTTTTGCACAAGCATACATCACTAAAATCACAAATCAGGTTTCTACAGTTTCGCAAATCATACAACCTAAACCTGAGTGGACTTTTTACAATAAATCATTTGCAGACATTATTCCACTTGCGACAGAAAACGACATTATCTATTGCGACCCTCCATATTACGGCAGACACGTTGACTACTATAACGGATGGACTCAGCAAGACGAGGAACTTTTATTCAACTTACTTTCCGAAACAAAAGCAAAATTTATTCTTTCAACTTGGCATCATAATGACTGGAGAGAGAACGAAATGATAAATAAGTTTTGGAGCAAATTCAACATTGTAACAAAAGACCATTTTTATCATAACGGTGGCAACATTGAGAACAGGCGGACAGTTGTTGAGGCATTGGTTTGCAACTTCGACACAGACAACTTTAAAACACATAATCACGGACTGAAAGTGCAAACCCGACCTGAACAATTAGCAATACACTGGGACGAATGA
- a CDS encoding EcoRV family type II restriction endonuclease, with translation MNLNDKNKHKSDFKKELDKFADKLEKYVSTDNGDWTVKGFIDVYKNIYTISSDTKIVSKILEIHIFPQILQFADSIGYKIILAEKQNWYPDLTFVKKDNEEVKFALDIKTTFRRNDKTAGFTLGSHGGYFKERDKDKNIQFPYNQYIGHYCLGVIYTRTDVSDDLAETEIYQVEELQEEYETPNKKVGERSVTTVKNLKSITSVIKDFDFFAAEKWKIASDKQGSGNTANIGSIFDIEDLKNENGIFSKLGEEWFDEYWINYGSATMVKDGKPTKITTLKDFLEFKGRTDLLDKIVSKTSNKKTK, from the coding sequence ATGAATTTAAACGATAAAAACAAGCATAAATCGGACTTCAAAAAGGAACTTGACAAGTTTGCAGACAAGCTCGAAAAATATGTTTCTACCGACAATGGCGACTGGACTGTAAAGGGCTTTATTGATGTTTACAAGAACATTTACACAATCTCTTCCGACACGAAAATCGTTTCTAAAATTCTTGAAATACACATCTTTCCGCAAATCTTACAGTTTGCCGACAGCATCGGCTATAAAATCATTCTTGCCGAGAAGCAGAATTGGTATCCTGACTTGACTTTCGTTAAGAAGGACAACGAAGAAGTCAAATTTGCACTCGACATTAAAACAACTTTCAGAAGAAACGATAAAACGGCAGGTTTTACGCTTGGTAGTCACGGTGGTTATTTCAAAGAGAGAGATAAGGACAAGAATATTCAGTTTCCATACAATCAATACATTGGACATTATTGCTTAGGCGTTATTTACACACGGACAGACGTTTCAGACGACCTTGCAGAAACGGAAATTTATCAAGTTGAGGAACTTCAAGAAGAATATGAAACACCAAACAAAAAAGTTGGTGAACGTTCAGTTACGACAGTTAAAAACTTAAAATCCATTACTTCTGTAATTAAGGACTTTGACTTTTTTGCAGCAGAGAAATGGAAAATTGCAAGCGACAAGCAAGGTTCGGGAAACACTGCAAACATCGGTTCAATCTTCGACATTGAAGACCTGAAAAATGAAAATGGAATTTTCAGCAAGTTAGGTGAAGAATGGTTTGACGAATATTGGATAAATTACGGTTCGGCTACAATGGTAAAAGACGGAAAACCGACCAAAATCACCACACTTAAAGACTTCTTGGAGTTCAAAGGTAGAACTGACCTTTTGGATAAAATCGTTTCTAAAACTTCTAACAAGAAAACGAAATGA